Proteins from a genomic interval of Danio rerio strain Tuebingen ecotype United States chromosome 4, GRCz12tu, whole genome shotgun sequence:
- the LOC137491464 gene encoding uncharacterized protein, translated as MAFIKEESEDLKIEETFTVKQEDLQEQTDLMVLKEETHQQNEIDEKQQFEKPQEITTDKKPTLTKKTSHGRPWKSKLGCNFSCKQCRKSFSQKSNLDVHMRVHTREQPFTCEQCGKSFGQKQSFKAHMRIHTREKPYTCQQCEKSFYHAGHFAAHMRIHTGEKPFSCKQCGKSFSQKPNLDVHMRVHTGEKPYTCEQCGKSFSQKQSFKTHMRIHTGERPYTCQQCGKSFRHARNLDVHMRIHTGEKPFSCKQCRKSFSKKLNLIAHMRVHTREKPYTCEQCGKSLGKKQDLYIHMRIHTGEKPYTCTECGKSFPHKNTLNHHMRTHTGEKPFTCDQCGKSFTTKFSLKNHMNGHTGTIVFTCDQCGKSLTRKDTIKQHMKTHSREDRFRCSECGKGFKSKRSLNTHMKLHNGEQSPQH; from the exons atggcgtttattaaagaggagagtgaagatctgaagattgaagaaacatttacagtcaaacaggaagatctgcaggaacaaacag atctgatggtgctgaaagaagagactcatcAACAGAATGAAATAGATGAGAAGCAGCAGTTTGAGAAACCCCAAGAAATAACGACTGATaaaaaacccacactgactaaaaagacttcaCACGGAAGACCTTGGAAATCCAAATTGGggtgtaatttcagctgtaaacagtgtagaaagagtttcagtcagaagtcaaaccttgatgttcacatgagagttcacactagggagCAACCTttcacctgcgaacagtgtggaaagagttttggtcaaaaacaaagctttaaagctcacatgagaattcacactagAGAGAAGccatacacatgccaacagtgtgaaaAAAGCTTTTATCATGCTGGACACTTTGCagcacacatgagaattcacactggggagaagcctttcagctgtaaacagtgtggaaagagtttcagtcaaaagccaaaccttgatgttcacatgagagttcacacaggggagaaaccttacacctgcgaacagtgtggaaagagttttagtcaaaaacaaagctttaaaacccacatgagaattcacactggagagaggccgtacacatgccaacagtgtggaaaaagcttccgCCATGCAAGAAACTTGGatgtgcacatgagaattcacactggagagaagcctttcagctgtaaacagtgtagaaagagtttcagtaAAAAGCTGAACCTGATtgctcacatgagagttcacactagggagaaaccttacacctgcgaacagtgtggaaagagtttaggtaaaaaacaagacctttacatccacatgaggattcacactggagagaaaccttacacatgcacagagtgtggtaaaagtttcccaCATAAAAACACACTCAATCACCACATGAGAAcacacaccggagagaagccgtttacatgtgatcagtgtggaaagagcttcacaaccaaatttagcctcaagaaccacatgaatggtcacactggaaccatagtgttcacatgtgatcagtgtggaaagagtctcacacggAAAGACACcattaagcaacacatgaagactcactcaAGAGAGGATCGAtttagatgcagtgagtgtggaaagggctttaaaagtaaaagaagcctcaacactcacatgaagcttcacaatggagagcagagtcctcaacattga